Sequence from the Verrucomicrobiota bacterium genome:
GGTTCGAACACCGCGCCACGGGTGACATCATGACCCGCGTGCTCGAGGACGTGAACGCGGTGGAACGGGTGCTCATCGATGGAATCGAGCAAGGTTCCGTTGCCTTGCTGCAGGTGCTGATCGTCGCCGGCCTGCTTTTCTGGCGCCAGCCGTGGATCGGTTTGCTCAGCATGGTGCCGGTCCCGTTCCTGGCGGCGGGGGCTTTAACCTATACCCTGACCGCCCGCGCACGGTATGGCGCCCAGCGCCGTGCCGCCTCGGAAATGAATTCACTTCTGCACGATAACCTTTCCGGGGTGCGCCAGATCAAAGCCTACGTGCGGGAGGCGGCCGAGCACGCCCGGTTTAATGCCGCGAGTGAAAAACTCAAGGCTGCCACCCTGGTGGTGATGAAAGCATGGGCGCTTTACTCGCCGGCAATGGAATTTCTGACGTCCTGCGGCCTGGCGATCGTCACCGGGGTGGGCGGAAAGGCGGTCCTGGACGGCAGGATGGAGATCGGTGAACTGGTCGCGTGCTTGATTCTGGTCCGTTTTCTATACGAACCCATCGGCCGCCTGCACGGCTTGAACCAGATGCTGCAGGCTGCCCGCGCCGCCGGGCAGCGGGTCTTCGAAATCATCGACGAACCGGCTGAACGGGACCTGCGGCCTGACGAGAGCGTTGTCGGTGCGACCGGCAGGGTCGAGTACCGTAACGTCAATTTCGGCTATGCGCCGGACCGGCGGATCCTGCATAACGTTTCCCTGACGGCTGAGCCGGGCCAGACGGTTGCGCTCGTCGGCGCCACCGGGGCGGGCAAATCGACGCTGGTCAGCCTCTTGCTGCGTTTTTATGAATTGGCGCCGGACGGGGGCGACATTCTGATCGACGACCGGCCCATCAAATCGCTGTCAAAGCTCGCCGTGCGGCGTGCCATCGGCTTCGTCAGCCAGGAGAGTTTCCTGTTCCACGGCACCATTGCGGAAAATCTGCGTCTGGGCCGGCCCGGCGCTTCAAACGAAGAACTCTTCGAAGCGCTCAAAGCGGCGGACGCTTACGATTTTGTCATGCATCTCCCGTCGGGCCTGGACACCAACGTCGGTGAACGCGGCGTGCGGCTGAGCGTCGGTGAAAAGCAACGCCTTTCCATCGCGCGCGCCCTGCTTAAAGATCCGCCCATCCTTATCCTGGACGAGGCCACGGCGAGCGTCGACACTGAGACCGAGAAGCAGATTCAGCGGGCTCTGCAGCGTCTGTTGCTGGGCCGTACGAGCTTCGTGATCGCACACCGCTTGTCCACGGTGCGCGATGCTGACCAGATTCTGGTTCTGGAACGCGGCCGCATCGCCGAGCGCGGCACCCACGACGAATTGCTGGCCCAAGGCGGTCTGTACACCCGACTATGCGAGAGCGGATGGTTCCTTGAAGGCGAACAGGAGGACGATTTGACGGTCGCGGTGGAAGGCTGACGGCCGGGCGAAATGCAAAACGAGTTGTAATTAAACGGCCGCTCCCTTACCCTTGAGTCAGGCCGGTTCGACTCGGAGCCTAGGGTTGCCGCCCTTCGGAGTAGCGTCAACTTGTAGGCTCCGATTTTTTACCGGACCCTGGATACGACACCTTGCTTTACCAGATAGGCAACTTCACGCAAATCGCCCTCGTCAATATCGGCAGCATCCTCTGGCTGCTCCTGAACACGATTGAGGAAATGGGCGATAATGTTCGCCGCGGCCGGCTTCCGTTCCGGTTGAGGGCGTTCTTTGCCCAGACCGAACGAACCGGGGTAGGCTCGGTGCCGCTCGTTTTGCTGGTCTCCTTCTTCCTGGGCCTGACGATGGCTTTGCTGACCGGCTACCAATTGCAAAAGTTCGGCACGGAGCGCCTCGTGCCCACCCTGATCGCGATCTCATTCACCCGTGAACTCGGGCCGTTGCTGACGGGTATCGTGCTGGCGGCGCGCATCGGGGCGGCGTTCACCGCCGAATTAGGCACGATGCAGGTGTCTGAAGAGGTTGAGGCGCTCGAGGCCATGGGCATCGGTCCGCTGCGGTTCCTGGTGGCGCCCAGGCTTATGGCGATCACGTGGTTGTTGCCCTGCCTCTCGGTCGTCTCTTGCGTGGCGGCGCTGATCGGGTCAGCCCTCATTTCCTGGATGACGTTGAATCTCGTGCCGGCCTTCTACTTCGATGCCGCCCTCAGCAGCCTGCTGGTGAGCGACATCGTCATCGGGCTGTTCAAAGGCATGTTTTTCGGCCTTCTGATCGGGTTGATTGCCTGCTTCAAAGGTCTTTCCGTCAAGGGCGGCGCTGAAGGGGTCGGAACGGCGACGACGGACAGCGTCGTGATCGCGATCACTGCGGTGATCGGGTTTGACACCTTGTTCAACGTCATAGCTACCAAAATCACCGGATGAGCGCCCATACCCCGTTGATTCAGCTGAAGGATGTTGCTCTGAACTTTGGGGATCGTACGGTACTCGACGGCATCAACCTGGCCGTTCAGCCGCGCGATCGTCTCGTGATCATGGGACAGAGCGGTGGCGGCAAAAGCACCCTGCTCCGCCTGATCCTCGGCATCCTGAAGCCGACCCGGGGCGAGGTGCTCTACCGGCACCTGCGGGTGAACCGGTTGGGCCGCGGCAGGCTGAACCGGCTCCGGTCGCGCATCGGCATGGTCTACCAGTACTCGGCGCTGATCAGTTCGCTGACCGTCCGCGAGAACCTCGCGTTACCGCTGGAAGAACTGACGCGAAAGTCCCAGGGCGAAATCGATGCCATGATTGAGGAACGACTGGCCACGGTCGGGATGAGCGGTACCGAGGACAAACTCCCCTCCGAGCTGAGCGGCGGCATGCGCAAGCGGATCAGCCTGGCCCGGGCGTTGATGATGGACCCTGAATTGATCCTGTTCGATGAACCGTCCGCCGGGCTGGATCCGGTGATCAGTTCGGTTATCGATGAATTGATCATCAACCTGACCGAACAGACGAACACCACTTCCATCATCGTTACCCATGAAATGGACAGTGCGTTCCGGGTCGCCACGCGCATGGCCATGCTTTTTCAAGGAAAAATCATTCAGGACGACCTCCCGGAAAATTTTAAAAAATCGAGTAATCCGATCGTCCGCCAGTTTGTGACTGGGGAGGTGGAGGGTCCGATTACCGAGGGGATTACAAGCCATGCAGATCATTCGAAATGAAGTTCGCACCGGCCTCCTGGTCCTGCTGACCCTTGGGTTGGCGGTGGGGGTGGTGCTTTACCTGTCTGCGCCCGGCCTATTCAGGCCGTTGCATTTCTACCGGGTGTATTTTGATAACGCTGCAGGCATCAAACCGGGGGCGACCGTCATGCTCGCCGGCCGCAAGATCGGGACGGTGCGGAGCATCCAATCGCCGGTGCCGCTCAATGAGCGGCCGCCCGGCCATCCGACTTACGAAGCGGTGGTCACCGTTGAGGTCGCGTCCGATTCGCAGATTTACAAGGAAACCAACGTGACGATGCGCACGTTCGGGTTGCTCGCTGACCTGGTGATCGATTTTACCAACGGCGATCCGCTCTCGGGCCTGGCCCAGCCGAACGACAGCTTCGTCGGCGGCCGTGCGCCCGACCTGGGGGAACTCGGGCCCCAGATCATTCAGAGGCTGAACCCGGCCCTCACGCAGGCCGAGTCGACCCTTGCCGAGTTGCAACGTGCCGCCTCGAATCTGACTAATCTGATGGCCGACGATTCGCCGTTGGTCGGCACCATCAAAAACTTCGACGCGATCGGTAATAACCTCAAAGGAATGACGGGCGCGGGCGGCGCGATCGACACCTCCTTAAGCAAGCTGCAGGATACCTTGACCAACGTCCAGAATGCGACGGCGCAGTTGGACAAAGACAACAACCTCGAGAAAACGCTGGCCAACTTCAACGCGTCATCCGAACGGCTACGATCGGTTTTGGGCGAGTTGCATGGTACCCTGGGCACCGCGTTGCCGCGCCTGAACACCATTGTAACCGACTTCAGCGAGTTGAGCGGCCGGCTCAAGACTCAGCCCTGGCGGCTGGTCTGGCCGAGCACGATCAAGTATGACCAACCGGCTGAGCAGACCGCGCCGGTGCCGCCCCGGCGGCGGGCTCGCGAGCGCGAGTAGCGCTCGCTCGCTAGCCGGCGCGGCCGCGGCCGCGGCGCTGCGCCGGCTGCGTTGCCGGCTAAAACATCTCGGCCTGCTCCCCGCGCGGGGCGGTGAGCCCGAGTTTCTGGTAACTCTTCGGCATCGCCACCCGGCCTTGCGGGGTCCGTTTGATGTAGCCCATCTGGATCAGGTAAGGTTCGTTCACCTCTTCGACGCTTCCCGCATCTTCGCCGACGGCGACCGCCAGAGAACTGATGCCGACCGGGCCGCCCTGGAACCGGACCACAAGGGCTTCAAGGATGCGTTTATCCATCTCGTCCAGGCCGTCGTCGTCAATGTCGAGCATGTTCAGGGCTCGGTCGGCGGTCTCTTTGTCAATCTTGCCGGAGCCCCGAACCTGGGCGTAATCACGAACCCAGCGCAGCAGGTTGTTCGCGATCCGCGGCGTGCCCCGGGATCGGGTGGCGATTTCGGTCGCGCCTTCCGTATCGATCTCTACCTGGATCAGCCCGGCGCTGCGCTCAACGATCTGGGTCAGCTCCTTCACGCCGTAATAGTTCAGGTAGTTGGTCATCCCAAACCGTGAACGGAGCGGTGAACTTATCAGCCCGGCCCGCGTGGTGGCACCGACCAGGGTGAACTTCGGCAGGTTCAGCCGGACGCTCCGCGCATTCGGTCCCTGGTCAATGATGATGTCCAGCCGGAAATCTTCAATGGCCGGGTAGAGGTATTCCTCGATCGACACCTGCAGCCGATGAATCTCGTCGATGAAAAGGATGTCGCCACGCTCCAAGTTGGTGAGGATCCCCGCGAGATCGCCGGCCTTCTCGATCATCGGCCCGCTGGTGCTCCGGATGTTGGAGCCCATGGCATTGGCCAGGATGAACGCAAGCGTGGTCTTGCCCAAGCCGGGCGGCCCGATCAGGAGCACGTGCTCAAGGACGTCGCCCCGCTGCTTGGCAGCTTCCACCATGAGTTCCAATCGTTCCCGCACCCGCGCCTGCCCTTGAAATTCACTGAAGAGCGGCGGACGAAGCGAAAAGTCGAACGCATTCTTGGGGGACTGCAGAGTTTGCTGATAGAAATTTTCGGCCACAAAAAACTAAAATTCAGGAGGTTGGAACAATGCACCCTTCAGCCCCGGAAACAACCTTATCCGGCCACCAAGATCGGATCAATGGCGTTGATCGCCCGGATCGAGATTCTCTCGATTGATCCTGCGCCCGAGCTGACCTATAGCATAAGGGATTCCCTCGCAAGGGGGCTTGCCCAATGAACGTGATTGCTTCCGATTCTGGCGTGGTCGACCGGGTTCTGGCCGGTGAGAGAATAACGTGCGAAGATGCTTTGGACCTTTACCGGCTGCCGCTGGAGGAACTGGGCACGCTGGCCGATTTCCGGCGTAACCTGGCCAAGCAGACCGCGTACGGCGGCGCCGGTAACGAGATCGTCACCTACATCGTTGATCGCAACATCAATTATACCAACGTCTGCAACGTCTATTGCAAGTTTTGCGCTTTTTACCGGACCGAACGGGACGAAGACCATTACGTGCTCAGCCTCGATGAGATTGATCGCAAGCTCGATGAGTTGGTCGCGATCGGCGGTGTGCAGATCCTGATGCAGGGCGGCCATCATCCGAAACTGGGCATCGATTACTACCTGGACCTCTTGGGCCACATCCGGGAGAAATACCCGCAGATCAACATCCACGCGTTCAGCCCTCCCGAATTCAACCATTTTTCGCAGGTGTTCGGAATGCCGTTGCGCGAGGTCATCGTTCGATTCAAAAAGGCCGGTCTGGGATCCATTCCAGGGGGCGGCGGGGAAATCCTGGTCGACCGGGTGCGCAACCGGATTGCCCCGCTCAAATGCAATACCGAGCAATGGCTGGCGGTGATGCGGATCGCGCATGAAGAAGGCCTGAACAGCAGCGCAACCATGATGTTCGGGCACGTCGAGGCGGTGGAGGACCGGATCGAGCACCTGCAGCGGCTGCGCGATCTGCAGGATGAAACGCACGGCTTTACGGCCTTTATTTGCTGGACGTTCCAGCCGGAAAACGTCGTCCTGAAAGCGACTCCGGTCGGTTCGGCGGAATACCTGCGGATGCAGGCGCTGGCTCGCATTTTCCTCGATAACATTGAAAACCTCCAAAGTTCCTGGGTCACGCAGGGACCCCGGATCGGCCAGGTGGCGCTCCGCTACGGCGCCAATGACTTTGGTTCGGTGATGATGGAAGAAAACGTCGTGAGCAAAGCCGGGACCACCTTCCGGATCGACCGCCAGGAAATTGAGCGGCTGATCAATGACGCCGGCTATCAGGCGCGGACCCGAAACAACTGGTACGAATTGCTGCCGGGTTGAGCGCTCCAAAGAGGTCTGAACGCTACGGCGCGTTGCGTTTACATTTAAAAACCGGGTAAGCCGTCCCGTGAGGCGTGCGCGTCGGTTCGACCCCCGGCCTCCGGGGAATTCAGCGTCCGTTTTTCGTTGACGTTTCGGGCATCCTCGTCATCAATACCGCGATCTTTCTCGTCGCTGGCTTCGGCTACCCACCTTATGAATTTCTGGTTCTCCCTCAGTCGACTTTGGATCGTCGTGGCGGCATCATCGGCCTTCCTGGCTTTATCGGTGCGAGCTCAGCAGCCAGGGCCGCCGCCGACCCTTCCCTCCGTGCCGCAGCCGCAATCGCAATCGCAACCGCCCGCGCCGGTCGCGCCGCCGCCTCCGGGATCGCGCGGGGGAACCCAGCCGGCGCAGGCAGCGCCCATCGTCCGTCAGATTGAGATTCAATACGCCGGTCCGGCGACCCTGAGCCGCCAGCGCATCCTCTCCAACATGCGGACCACCGTTGGCCAGCCCTACTCCGAGGCGACGGTCGAAGAGGATGTCCGGAGCCTGTACGGCACCGGGTTGGTGACGAACGTGCGTATTTACGGTGAACCGTTGCCCGATGGTGTAAAGGTCATCGTCGTCGTGCAGACGCGGGTAACCCTTTCCTACGTTAACATCCTCGGCAACCAGTTGGTAAGTCGCAAGCGCATCCGGCGCGAGCTCAATCTCAAAATCAATTCACCCCTGGAAGAGCAGCAGCTTGAGCAGGCCCGCCAGAAGGTGGTTGAACTCTACCAAAAACGCGGGTTTCCGGACGTCGACGTCCAGTACAAGACCGACGTGAATGAAGATCGCGGCACAGCGACGGTAACCTTTTCGATCAGTGAAGGCGCCAAAGGAACGGTTCACCGGGTCTTTTTCGTCGGCAATCGCGCTCTGAAGGCGAAACAGCTCCGCAAAGTGATGACCACGAAGCCGAACAACCCGATCGGCTTTATCACCGGTGCGGGGCGCTTCAGCAGCCGCCAGCTCGATGACGACATTCAGAAGATTAAAGAGCTTTATCAGGATAACGGTTATGAAGACGCCCAGATCACGGACGTACGAGTCGACCGGCTCACCCGCAAGAAGCAGGTCGACATCACGTTCTACATTACTGAAGGCATTCAGTACCGGGTCGGCACCGTCACGGTAGAAGGGCTGCGCGTCGTTTCTGAACCGAATTTTCGCAAGGTGTTGAAGGTCACCGAAGGCAAGGTTTTCTCGCCGCAGAAGCTGCAGAAGGACATCAAAGCCGTGGAGGATGCCTACGGGGTGGCGGGGTACGCCGACGCCAAGGTGAATGTCGAAACGACTCCGGGCGGCCCGGGTCTCGTCAACCTGCATTACAAAATTGACGAAGGGATTCAGTCGTACGTCGAACGCATTAACATCAGCGGCAACACGCGAACCAGGGATAAGGTGATCCGTCGCGAGCTGGTCCTTGCCCCCGGAGACGTGTTTGACACCGTCCGGGTTGAGATCAGCAAAAAGCGCCTGGAAGGTCTCCAGTACTTTGAACGCGTCGATACCTACGCCAGCGACACCAATGTTCCCGGCCGCAAGGACCTTAACGTCGTCGTGACGGAAAAGAAGACCGGCAACCTGAATTTCGGGGCCGGGTTCAGCTCGACCGAAGGTCTCCTCGGCTTCGGCGAAATTTCACAAGGCAACTTCGACATCACGAACTGGAGAACCTTCACCGGCGCCGGCCAGAAGTTTCGTCTGCGCGCGCAGATCGGCACCGAAGAAAAGGACGTGGAGCTGTCATTTACCGAACCCTACTTCCTGGACCAGCGGTTGGCGCTCGGCTTCGACGCCTTCTACCGGGACTTGCAGTACACCAGCGACGTGTATAACCAGAAGGAGTACGGATTCGACGTTTTCCTGCGCAAGCCGATCACGACTTTCCTGGCTGCCAAGCTGCAGTACCAGCTTGAGAACGTGGAGATCTACGGCGTTACCTCGACGGATCCGGCGATCACCAGTCAGGCAGGTTACAACCTTGAAAGCCGCGTTACCCTCAGCCTCACCTACGATAAGCGCGACAGTGCGTTCCTTACGCGCAAGGGCACCCGCATCGACGCTGCGGTATACATTTCCGGCGGTCCCCTCGGCGGCGACGTGAATATCTACGGCTTCGATTTGAACGCCGCGCAATATTTCCACCTCCCGTTCGATACAATCCTGACCCTCAATGCCGAGGTCGCAGGCGTGGATATGTATAACGGCAGCACCAACGTGCCGCTCTACGATCGGCTTTACCTCGGCGGCGCAGATACCCTGCGCGGCTTTAAGTTCCGCTACGTCTCACCCAAGGATGCCGAGGGCGATCCGATCGGCGGCCTCTCCATGGCCCGCTTCACCGCGGAATACACCATTCCCGTCATCGAGCGGGTGCGCGTCGCCGTGTTCTACGACACCGGGTTCGTGAATGCCGGCGCCTGGAATTTTGGCACCGGCAACGTCAACTCAGACGTCGGCTTCGGTGTGCGCCTGAATCTGCCGATCGGACCGCTTCGAATCGACTACGGCATACCGATCCAGAGTGACCGCTTCAACAGTTCGAGCGGTCGATTCCAGTTCAGTGTGGGCTACCAGTTTTGAACGAAACCAGGCGCATGCGGTCCAACTCAAACCTAACAACCTCTCCCGAGAAGAAGTAAGCAATTGTATCCTATGAAAAAAACGTTTTCTTTGGCGGCCGCCGGACTATTCGCCGCAACTTTTGCATTTGCCGTGCCGGCTAACGCGGATTTGAAAGTTGGCACGATCGACATGCAAAGGGTCTTCGCCGCTTATTATAAAACGAGGGACGCTGAAGAAAAACTCACCGATGCCCAAAAGGCCTACAAGGAGGAGCTCGATCAGCGAATGGATCTTTACAAGAAGAACCTCGACTCGATCAATAAGCTCAACGAGGAAATGAACCGGCCCGAGCTGAGCACCGCCAGCAAGGATCAGAAAGGGCAGGAGCGGGATGCAAAGATCGCCGAGACCAAAGGGTTGGAGAAAGAAATCGGCGAGTTCCGTGCGACCCGTGAGAAGCAGTTGCAGGA
This genomic interval carries:
- a CDS encoding ABC transporter ATP-binding protein; this translates as MRTIFRVFKYTGRYPVTAAATLGCAALSTVMVIVFPAVTQRIIDVGIRGHRPDLIAPLILLAVLSFLIQNSANAVRIILNNTFEQKVIFDLRSDLYDHIQKLPLQWFEHRATGDIMTRVLEDVNAVERVLIDGIEQGSVALLQVLIVAGLLFWRQPWIGLLSMVPVPFLAAGALTYTLTARARYGAQRRAASEMNSLLHDNLSGVRQIKAYVREAAEHARFNAASEKLKAATLVVMKAWALYSPAMEFLTSCGLAIVTGVGGKAVLDGRMEIGELVACLILVRFLYEPIGRLHGLNQMLQAARAAGQRVFEIIDEPAERDLRPDESVVGATGRVEYRNVNFGYAPDRRILHNVSLTAEPGQTVALVGATGAGKSTLVSLLLRFYELAPDGGDILIDDRPIKSLSKLAVRRAIGFVSQESFLFHGTIAENLRLGRPGASNEELFEALKAADAYDFVMHLPSGLDTNVGERGVRLSVGEKQRLSIARALLKDPPILILDEATASVDTETEKQIQRALQRLLLGRTSFVIAHRLSTVRDADQILVLERGRIAERGTHDELLAQGGLYTRLCESGWFLEGEQEDDLTVAVEG
- a CDS encoding ABC transporter permease, whose protein sequence is MLYQIGNFTQIALVNIGSILWLLLNTIEEMGDNVRRGRLPFRLRAFFAQTERTGVGSVPLVLLVSFFLGLTMALLTGYQLQKFGTERLVPTLIAISFTRELGPLLTGIVLAARIGAAFTAELGTMQVSEEVEALEAMGIGPLRFLVAPRLMAITWLLPCLSVVSCVAALIGSALISWMTLNLVPAFYFDAALSSLLVSDIVIGLFKGMFFGLLIGLIACFKGLSVKGGAEGVGTATTDSVVIAITAVIGFDTLFNVIATKITG
- a CDS encoding ATP-binding cassette domain-containing protein, with amino-acid sequence MSAHTPLIQLKDVALNFGDRTVLDGINLAVQPRDRLVIMGQSGGGKSTLLRLILGILKPTRGEVLYRHLRVNRLGRGRLNRLRSRIGMVYQYSALISSLTVRENLALPLEELTRKSQGEIDAMIEERLATVGMSGTEDKLPSELSGGMRKRISLARALMMDPELILFDEPSAGLDPVISSVIDELIINLTEQTNTTSIIVTHEMDSAFRVATRMAMLFQGKIIQDDLPENFKKSSNPIVRQFVTGEVEGPITEGITSHADHSK
- a CDS encoding MCE family protein; translation: MQIIRNEVRTGLLVLLTLGLAVGVVLYLSAPGLFRPLHFYRVYFDNAAGIKPGATVMLAGRKIGTVRSIQSPVPLNERPPGHPTYEAVVTVEVASDSQIYKETNVTMRTFGLLADLVIDFTNGDPLSGLAQPNDSFVGGRAPDLGELGPQIIQRLNPALTQAESTLAELQRAASNLTNLMADDSPLVGTIKNFDAIGNNLKGMTGAGGAIDTSLSKLQDTLTNVQNATAQLDKDNNLEKTLANFNASSERLRSVLGELHGTLGTALPRLNTIVTDFSELSGRLKTQPWRLVWPSTIKYDQPAEQTAPVPPRRRARERE
- the ruvB gene encoding Holliday junction branch migration DNA helicase RuvB — protein: MAENFYQQTLQSPKNAFDFSLRPPLFSEFQGQARVRERLELMVEAAKQRGDVLEHVLLIGPPGLGKTTLAFILANAMGSNIRSTSGPMIEKAGDLAGILTNLERGDILFIDEIHRLQVSIEEYLYPAIEDFRLDIIIDQGPNARSVRLNLPKFTLVGATTRAGLISSPLRSRFGMTNYLNYYGVKELTQIVERSAGLIQVEIDTEGATEIATRSRGTPRIANNLLRWVRDYAQVRGSGKIDKETADRALNMLDIDDDGLDEMDKRILEALVVRFQGGPVGISSLAVAVGEDAGSVEEVNEPYLIQMGYIKRTPQGRVAMPKSYQKLGLTAPRGEQAEMF
- the mqnC gene encoding dehypoxanthine futalosine cyclase produces the protein MNVIASDSGVVDRVLAGERITCEDALDLYRLPLEELGTLADFRRNLAKQTAYGGAGNEIVTYIVDRNINYTNVCNVYCKFCAFYRTERDEDHYVLSLDEIDRKLDELVAIGGVQILMQGGHHPKLGIDYYLDLLGHIREKYPQINIHAFSPPEFNHFSQVFGMPLREVIVRFKKAGLGSIPGGGGEILVDRVRNRIAPLKCNTEQWLAVMRIAHEEGLNSSATMMFGHVEAVEDRIEHLQRLRDLQDETHGFTAFICWTFQPENVVLKATPVGSAEYLRMQALARIFLDNIENLQSSWVTQGPRIGQVALRYGANDFGSVMMEENVVSKAGTTFRIDRQEIERLINDAGYQARTRNNWYELLPG
- the bamA gene encoding outer membrane protein assembly factor BamA is translated as MNFWFSLSRLWIVVAASSAFLALSVRAQQPGPPPTLPSVPQPQSQSQPPAPVAPPPPGSRGGTQPAQAAPIVRQIEIQYAGPATLSRQRILSNMRTTVGQPYSEATVEEDVRSLYGTGLVTNVRIYGEPLPDGVKVIVVVQTRVTLSYVNILGNQLVSRKRIRRELNLKINSPLEEQQLEQARQKVVELYQKRGFPDVDVQYKTDVNEDRGTATVTFSISEGAKGTVHRVFFVGNRALKAKQLRKVMTTKPNNPIGFITGAGRFSSRQLDDDIQKIKELYQDNGYEDAQITDVRVDRLTRKKQVDITFYITEGIQYRVGTVTVEGLRVVSEPNFRKVLKVTEGKVFSPQKLQKDIKAVEDAYGVAGYADAKVNVETTPGGPGLVNLHYKIDEGIQSYVERINISGNTRTRDKVIRRELVLAPGDVFDTVRVEISKKRLEGLQYFERVDTYASDTNVPGRKDLNVVVTEKKTGNLNFGAGFSSTEGLLGFGEISQGNFDITNWRTFTGAGQKFRLRAQIGTEEKDVELSFTEPYFLDQRLALGFDAFYRDLQYTSDVYNQKEYGFDVFLRKPITTFLAAKLQYQLENVEIYGVTSTDPAITSQAGYNLESRVTLSLTYDKRDSAFLTRKGTRIDAAVYISGGPLGGDVNIYGFDLNAAQYFHLPFDTILTLNAEVAGVDMYNGSTNVPLYDRLYLGGADTLRGFKFRYVSPKDAEGDPIGGLSMARFTAEYTIPVIERVRVAVFYDTGFVNAGAWNFGTGNVNSDVGFGVRLNLPIGPLRIDYGIPIQSDRFNSSSGRFQFSVGYQF
- a CDS encoding OmpH family outer membrane protein, with the protein product MKKTFSLAAAGLFAATFAFAVPANADLKVGTIDMQRVFAAYYKTRDAEEKLTDAQKAYKEELDQRMDLYKKNLDSINKLNEEMNRPELSTASKDQKGQERDAKIAETKGLEKEIGEFRATREKQLQEQVNRMRQGIIEEIMHVVNDQVKAQSFDLVFDKSGQSLNFGVPVLVYSSGNTLDFSESVISKLNANRPPPSAKPDKSGNAQPSGTNTPATTTKPGGFPPNPMAPRKP